In Halopseudomonas xinjiangensis, a single genomic region encodes these proteins:
- a CDS encoding GAF domain-containing sensor histidine kinase, producing the protein MNRATSMATSGPDSAPAPGAQHYQDLLRQLKQTDDLLSALTGPSRNIADVLYCDAAAVTLGGKAACLTDHIDGLALQLADELHAVEDPIICIAKRIATPGDATGDTGQYWSILALRFHGGESGWLFWFRRADTGTEHRAAWDDSDFALARQLRVDLMEICLERAGRYKQSQAHLIRKLAHDLANPLQSISMSAPLLQSEGKRNLDLRRHITVAAGKLQTVAIMLQELGRLESDGRAVLEPTQTDLSALLTEMLEAVPDVACEAEIDPAVQAVVDQPRIERLLSILLDNAQRYRIGEAPIQVSLRQRQRSVQLSVANQAHVTGVTHSSGTPAATSADRRQLPYASQGMGLRLATAIAGAHGGALDATSDGGWVRFTLTLPR; encoded by the coding sequence ATGAATCGAGCCACCTCCATGGCCACGTCGGGCCCCGACAGCGCGCCGGCGCCAGGCGCGCAGCACTATCAGGATCTGCTGCGACAACTGAAACAGACTGATGATCTGCTGAGCGCGCTGACCGGCCCAAGCCGGAATATTGCTGATGTGCTGTATTGCGACGCCGCCGCGGTGACCCTCGGCGGGAAAGCTGCCTGCCTCACAGACCACATCGATGGTCTGGCATTGCAATTAGCCGATGAACTGCATGCAGTCGAAGACCCAATCATATGTATTGCCAAGCGTATAGCAACACCCGGTGACGCGACCGGAGACACCGGGCAGTACTGGAGTATTCTGGCCTTACGCTTCCATGGTGGCGAATCAGGCTGGCTGTTCTGGTTTCGCCGAGCCGATACCGGCACCGAGCACCGCGCTGCCTGGGATGACTCGGACTTCGCACTGGCGCGACAATTGCGCGTCGATCTGATGGAGATATGCCTGGAGCGAGCCGGCCGCTACAAGCAGAGCCAGGCGCACCTGATACGCAAACTCGCCCATGATCTGGCCAACCCACTGCAATCAATCTCCATGTCGGCCCCGCTGCTGCAATCGGAGGGCAAGCGCAACCTGGATCTACGGCGTCACATCACCGTGGCGGCGGGCAAGCTACAAACGGTCGCGATCATGCTGCAAGAACTTGGGCGGCTGGAAAGCGACGGTCGGGCGGTGCTTGAGCCGACCCAAACCGACCTGTCCGCGCTGCTGACGGAGATGCTGGAGGCGGTCCCCGACGTAGCGTGCGAGGCGGAGATCGACCCCGCGGTGCAAGCCGTCGTCGATCAACCACGGATCGAGAGACTCTTGAGCATCCTTCTCGACAATGCCCAGCGCTACCGAATAGGCGAAGCCCCCATACAGGTGTCGCTGCGTCAGCGTCAGCGGAGCGTGCAGCTCTCTGTAGCTAATCAGGCCCACGTAACGGGTGTGACGCACTCTTCCGGCACTCCGGCCGCGACCAGCGCAGACCGCAGACAGCTTCCTTACGCCAGCCAGGGCATGGGCCTGCGCCTGGCCACGGCGATCGCCGGGGCGCACGGCGGCGCTCTGGATGCTACCTCCGACGGTGGCTGGGTTCGCTTTACGCTTACCCTACCCCGCTAA
- a CDS encoding PepSY-associated TM helix domain-containing protein, producing MKDHRSLTQSMSWLHTWSGLLIGWLLFAIFFTGTLAVFDRELNWWMQPELVDRQIDQSTAAAMAQRWLQAEHPEAQRWNIGLPTEREPQLSVSAGEQRRGQRTLLDPQTGEVIAPRETVGGSFFFRFHHTLQLPRTIGIWLVGFAGMTMLVGIISGVIIHKKIFKDFFTFRPAKGQRTWLDGHAATAVLLLPFHLMITYTGLAIFAQVYMPAASEVLYDGDRQAMMRDVRGGGERGGEQGGNPEANAGGEQRGAAGNGQRSGARAEGSAPVATADLLPLDAFIERGEAFYGEGLVNSLTVINPGQANARVEVSPVLGSRIELTKGEHLTYNSVTGEAIDLPEPSRPTKLTQRVIAGLHFAQFGGYGMRWLYFVSGMVSCALIASGLVIYTVKRRRQSKPGSTEGKAFLRLVESLNTAAVSGLVLASVVLLWTNRLLPQGLAERELWEMRLFFGCWLLSLLHARLREPFRAWREQLYAITVLGLALPLLNMLTGEDYIDATRLAVDATTVAMALLAGWAARKVRRQQLAGKTLVRRKTRVMATEAPQ from the coding sequence ATGAAAGACCATCGATCCCTCACCCAGTCGATGTCCTGGCTGCATACCTGGTCCGGCCTGCTCATCGGCTGGTTGCTGTTCGCCATCTTCTTCACCGGTACGCTGGCCGTATTCGATCGTGAACTGAACTGGTGGATGCAGCCGGAACTGGTCGACCGACAGATCGACCAGAGCACCGCGGCAGCCATGGCTCAACGTTGGCTTCAAGCTGAGCACCCCGAAGCCCAGCGCTGGAATATCGGCCTGCCGACCGAGCGCGAGCCGCAACTATCAGTCTCCGCCGGAGAGCAGCGACGGGGCCAGCGTACCCTGCTCGACCCGCAGACCGGCGAGGTAATCGCACCACGGGAAACGGTCGGTGGCAGCTTCTTCTTCCGCTTTCACCATACCCTGCAACTGCCGCGCACGATCGGCATCTGGCTGGTCGGCTTCGCTGGCATGACCATGCTCGTGGGCATCATCAGCGGCGTCATCATCCACAAGAAGATCTTCAAGGATTTCTTCACCTTCCGCCCGGCCAAGGGTCAGCGCACCTGGCTCGATGGCCACGCGGCCACCGCAGTTCTGCTGCTGCCATTCCATCTGATGATCACTTACACCGGTCTGGCGATCTTCGCGCAGGTGTATATGCCTGCGGCCAGCGAGGTGCTGTATGACGGCGATCGTCAGGCGATGATGCGAGACGTACGCGGAGGCGGGGAACGAGGAGGAGAGCAGGGTGGAAATCCTGAAGCAAATGCCGGTGGAGAACAGCGTGGCGCAGCCGGCAATGGGCAGCGTAGCGGTGCCCGTGCGGAAGGGAGCGCACCGGTCGCAACGGCTGACTTGCTCCCGCTGGATGCCTTCATCGAGCGTGGTGAAGCCTTCTACGGCGAAGGCCTGGTCAACAGCCTGACGGTGATCAACCCCGGCCAGGCCAATGCGCGGGTCGAGGTGAGCCCGGTGCTGGGCAGTCGTATCGAGCTCACCAAGGGTGAGCACCTGACCTACAACAGCGTGACCGGTGAGGCGATTGATCTGCCCGAGCCGTCGCGGCCCACCAAGCTGACTCAACGCGTGATTGCCGGCCTGCACTTCGCCCAGTTCGGTGGCTACGGCATGCGCTGGCTGTACTTTGTCAGTGGCATGGTCAGCTGCGCGTTGATTGCCAGCGGGCTGGTGATCTATACGGTGAAACGCCGCCGTCAAAGCAAGCCTGGCAGCACTGAAGGCAAGGCATTCCTGCGACTGGTAGAAAGCCTGAATACCGCTGCAGTCTCCGGTCTGGTGCTCGCCAGTGTGGTGTTGCTGTGGACCAACCGCCTGCTGCCGCAGGGTCTGGCCGAGCGCGAGCTATGGGAAATGCGGCTGTTCTTCGGTTGCTGGCTGCTGTCGCTGTTGCATGCCCGGCTGCGCGAGCCGTTCAGGGCCTGGCGCGAACAGCTCTATGCCATCACCGTGTTGGGCCTGGCGCTGCCGCTGCTCAACATGCTCACCGGCGAAGACTATATCGATGCAACGCGCCTGGCAGTGGATGCCACCACGGTGGCCATGGCGTTGCTGGCTGGCTGGGCGGCGAGGAAAGTGCGTCGGCAGCAGTTGGCGGGCAAAACACTGGTTCGACGCAAAACCCGGGTGATGGCGACGGAGGCACCGCAATGA
- a CDS encoding response regulator transcription factor: MQSILAIEDDPVLGEHLKGALEARGFRVTLANEGGSGLALASTQRYDLILLDVLLPGLDGMEVLRRLRRSRQTPVLMMSALGEASHRIQGFEDGADDYLPKPFSLDELQVRIAAILRRVAYEQAGQGQPVDEPDGFDVERCDVLHAGRWLELTPTEYRLLKLLRDHAGEVLSKAFLYQQVLHRGYSRHDRGLDMHVSNVRRKLIRAELSSLRVEAVWGQGYVLRWQTD, translated from the coding sequence ATGCAATCGATACTCGCCATCGAGGACGACCCGGTGCTCGGCGAGCACCTCAAGGGTGCCCTGGAGGCCAGGGGCTTCAGGGTGACGCTGGCCAACGAGGGCGGTAGCGGACTGGCGTTGGCCAGTACCCAACGCTACGACCTGATTCTTCTCGATGTGCTGCTCCCCGGCCTGGACGGCATGGAGGTGCTCAGGCGATTGCGGCGCAGCCGCCAGACGCCGGTACTGATGATGTCCGCGCTCGGCGAAGCGAGTCATCGCATCCAGGGTTTCGAGGATGGCGCCGATGACTATCTGCCCAAACCTTTCAGCCTTGATGAGCTGCAGGTACGGATTGCCGCCATTCTGCGCCGGGTCGCCTACGAACAGGCCGGCCAGGGGCAGCCGGTCGACGAGCCGGACGGCTTCGATGTCGAGCGCTGCGATGTGCTGCATGCCGGCCGCTGGCTGGAGCTGACCCCAACCGAATATCGTCTGCTCAAGCTGCTTCGCGACCACGCAGGGGAAGTTTTAAGCAAGGCGTTTCTCTATCAACAGGTACTGCACCGCGGTTATTCCCGGCATGACCGCGGTCTGGATATGCATGTCAGCAATGTCCGCCGCAAACTGATCCGTGCCGAGCTGAGCAGCCTGCGTGTGGAGGCGGTATGGGGGCAGGGCTACGTACTGCGCTGGCAGACAGATTGA
- a CDS encoding HAMP domain-containing sensor histidine kinase, translating into MGAGLRTALADRLMPRRHSLFWRMVLLVAGFCLVMIAATDYLTARIDRVTSYLSPRALETLGHYGEQARAAMQIGSSALDDWRARMAVHEPVWLTVVDDALEPLGDQRLNSVERHRLTFVRDYRWPMSLRSPDLPLVSVPLGDSGAHLIMRLPERFRPWKNRALSNALVLYLLPVCLSMLLCALLYWLLISPLERLRRQASALRANRLEALLPASMAGRRDELGELGRALEYLTRRLRDSVIQQRQLLQDLSHELRTPLSRLRVASETDLALVELRERLERETDAMQRLVDNTLKLAWLDSDEARVTLEPIDIALLWDVLREDALFESGWPEERLESAVPAECKVMGDVNGLAQVLENVLRNAIRHSPPNGRVRLAAARDGPDWCLSMVDQGGGVAEEHLSVMFRPFTRLSPDRPGGSGFGLGLSIAASMIRLQRGQIWAENTGNGLRVTVRLKAV; encoded by the coding sequence ATGGGGGCAGGGCTACGTACTGCGCTGGCAGACAGATTGATGCCGCGCAGGCATTCGCTGTTCTGGCGGATGGTCCTGCTGGTTGCGGGCTTCTGCCTGGTGATGATTGCTGCGACTGACTACCTGACTGCCCGTATCGATCGGGTTACCTCCTACCTCTCCCCGAGGGCCCTTGAGACGTTGGGTCACTACGGCGAACAGGCCCGCGCAGCGATGCAGATCGGATCTTCGGCGCTGGATGACTGGCGAGCCCGCATGGCCGTGCACGAGCCGGTGTGGCTGACAGTGGTGGATGATGCGCTGGAGCCGCTCGGCGACCAACGCCTGAACAGCGTAGAGCGCCATCGGCTGACCTTCGTGCGCGACTACCGGTGGCCAATGAGCCTGCGCAGCCCCGACCTTCCGCTGGTTTCCGTGCCGCTTGGAGACAGCGGGGCGCACCTGATCATGCGCCTGCCGGAGCGCTTCCGACCCTGGAAAAACCGTGCGTTGTCCAATGCTCTGGTGCTCTATCTGCTGCCGGTGTGCCTATCGATGCTGCTCTGCGCGCTGCTTTATTGGCTGCTGATCTCACCGCTCGAACGTCTGCGCAGGCAGGCCAGCGCCTTGCGCGCCAACCGGCTGGAAGCGTTGCTACCGGCCTCCATGGCCGGGCGACGGGATGAGCTGGGCGAACTGGGGCGTGCATTGGAATACCTCACCCGACGCCTGCGTGATTCGGTCATCCAGCAACGACAGTTGCTGCAGGACCTGTCGCACGAGTTGCGTACACCGCTCAGCCGGCTGCGGGTAGCCAGCGAAACCGATCTGGCGCTGGTCGAACTGCGCGAGAGGCTGGAACGTGAAACTGACGCCATGCAGCGTCTGGTCGACAACACCTTGAAACTGGCCTGGCTGGACAGCGACGAGGCCCGAGTCACCTTGGAGCCCATCGATATTGCGCTGCTGTGGGACGTGCTGCGTGAGGACGCGCTATTCGAGTCCGGCTGGCCGGAGGAGCGGCTCGAAAGCGCCGTGCCGGCCGAGTGCAAGGTGATGGGTGATGTGAACGGGCTAGCGCAGGTATTGGAGAACGTATTGCGCAACGCAATACGACACTCTCCGCCAAACGGTCGGGTTCGTCTGGCTGCCGCCCGCGATGGGCCCGACTGGTGCCTGAGCATGGTGGATCAGGGCGGTGGCGTGGCTGAAGAGCATCTATCGGTCATGTTCCGCCCGTTTACCCGATTGAGTCCGGATCGTCCCGGTGGAAGTGGTTTCGGGCTTGGACTGAGCATCGCAGCCAGCATGATTCGTCTGCAAAGGGGACAGATCTGGGCGGAAAACACGGGTAATGGGCTTCGAGTCACGGTGCGACTGAAAGCTGTATAG
- a CDS encoding TonB-dependent receptor domain-containing protein: protein MFRQTRLACAIGAAALAGVVQAEDDFVLPTTTVISASGYEQNIADAPASISVVTREELEKQSYTDIVDAMKNIPGVYVTGGGTSQDISIRGMADSYTLFLVDGRPISAGRSVNTNGSDGGKQIALPPLAMVERIEIVRGPMSSLYGSEAMGGVINIITRRSANEWIGTVSTEYTHAMNDISADGHQGSLYVGGPLVPGLLGLELNGQYTGTDESDYEGGGDSAASMPESTRKQAGAELYLTPDERNRFAISYTQSSLEYTHTPGKSVAITADESTTRYDKDVYVLSHDGRYDNVIVTSYLQHDISDRDLAVTKKEEISLANTQASYFWGEHVITVGGQYKQEEFVDQSNGLLTANVPGAVSEVDRWIAALYTEIDWSLTSDLSVTTGLRYNDDELFGGHLSPRLYSVYHMTPDLVFKGGVSTGYRQPSLADATAGFGRGTGGGGSPAPHPRALIIGNPELDPETSTSYELGYVYDKPELGLNTSVMVFHTVYKDKIAEERLCETANADRNDPSTWACPFGGNNYTFVGTRKNVDEAIMQGVEVTLDYLIRPSLDFMASYTYTESEQKTGEFKGEPLTKQPKHMVNALLDWSVTPRFNAWLQGNYRSETSDYLGRSAISDGTPGYGFVDVGGVYQVTDNLDLKAGLYNIANREVTNDTYGVVLDGRRLNVGLTLDF, encoded by the coding sequence ATGTTCAGGCAAACCAGACTGGCTTGCGCGATCGGCGCAGCGGCGCTGGCCGGCGTAGTCCAGGCTGAAGACGATTTCGTATTGCCGACCACCACGGTCATCAGTGCCTCGGGCTACGAGCAGAATATCGCCGATGCACCGGCGAGTATCTCGGTAGTCACCCGAGAGGAGCTGGAGAAGCAGTCCTACACCGATATCGTCGATGCGATGAAGAATATCCCCGGCGTATACGTCACCGGTGGCGGGACCTCCCAGGACATCAGCATCCGCGGCATGGCCGATTCCTACACGCTGTTCCTGGTTGACGGTCGGCCGATCTCCGCAGGCCGCTCGGTCAATACCAACGGCTCCGACGGCGGCAAGCAGATCGCGCTGCCGCCACTGGCGATGGTCGAGCGCATCGAGATCGTGCGTGGCCCGATGTCCTCGCTCTACGGTTCGGAAGCCATGGGCGGTGTGATCAACATCATCACCCGCCGTTCGGCGAACGAGTGGATCGGTACCGTTTCCACTGAATACACCCATGCAATGAACGACATCAGCGCCGATGGCCATCAGGGCAGCCTCTACGTCGGCGGCCCCTTGGTCCCGGGCCTGCTTGGGCTGGAACTCAATGGTCAGTACACGGGCACCGACGAAAGCGATTACGAAGGCGGCGGGGACAGTGCCGCCAGCATGCCGGAAAGCACGCGCAAACAGGCCGGCGCCGAACTGTACCTGACGCCGGATGAGCGCAACCGCTTCGCCATCAGCTATACCCAGTCGTCGCTTGAATACACTCACACGCCAGGCAAGAGCGTTGCTATCACTGCGGACGAATCGACCACCCGCTACGACAAGGACGTGTATGTGCTGAGCCACGATGGCCGCTACGACAACGTGATCGTAACCAGCTATCTGCAGCACGATATTTCCGACCGGGACCTGGCCGTCACCAAGAAAGAGGAAATCAGTCTGGCCAATACCCAGGCGAGCTATTTCTGGGGCGAGCACGTCATCACTGTCGGCGGCCAGTACAAGCAGGAGGAGTTCGTCGATCAGTCGAACGGCCTGCTCACCGCCAATGTACCGGGCGCCGTGTCCGAGGTCGATCGATGGATCGCTGCGCTCTATACCGAAATCGACTGGAGCCTGACAAGCGATCTGTCAGTGACCACCGGCCTGCGTTACAACGATGACGAGCTGTTCGGTGGCCATCTCTCGCCCAGGCTGTACAGCGTCTACCATATGACCCCCGATCTGGTGTTCAAGGGTGGCGTCTCCACGGGCTACCGACAGCCGAGCCTGGCCGATGCCACTGCCGGCTTTGGTCGGGGTACCGGTGGTGGCGGCTCGCCGGCACCGCACCCGCGCGCGCTGATCATCGGTAACCCTGAACTGGATCCGGAAACCAGTACCAGTTACGAGCTGGGTTACGTGTACGACAAGCCGGAGCTGGGCCTCAACACCAGCGTCATGGTTTTCCACACCGTCTACAAGGACAAGATCGCCGAGGAGCGTCTTTGCGAAACGGCCAACGCTGACCGAAACGATCCTTCTACCTGGGCCTGTCCGTTTGGGGGTAATAACTATACGTTCGTCGGCACCCGGAAGAATGTTGACGAGGCGATCATGCAGGGCGTGGAGGTCACCCTCGATTACCTCATCCGTCCGTCCCTCGATTTCATGGCCAGCTACACCTACACCGAATCCGAGCAGAAGACTGGCGAATTCAAGGGCGAGCCGCTGACCAAGCAGCCCAAGCACATGGTCAATGCGCTGCTCGATTGGAGTGTGACGCCCCGCTTCAATGCCTGGTTGCAGGGTAACTACCGCAGTGAGACCAGCGATTACCTGGGCCGCTCTGCCATCTCGGATGGCACGCCGGGTTACGGCTTCGTCGATGTGGGTGGCGTTTATCAGGTGACCGATAACCTCGACCTCAAGGCTGGCCTCTACAACATTGCCAACCGGGAAGTCACCAACGATACCTACGGCGTGGTCCTCGATGGACGCCGGCTCAACGTCGGGCTGACGCTGGATTTCTGA
- a CDS encoding PA3496 family putative envelope integrity protein: MAYDLDPAFDDEQSSNNVRRARRREQDKQRMAYRRAIEDYRDSQALHAAVCDFPDLSDLRQGGQPLV; this comes from the coding sequence ATGGCTTATGACCTTGATCCGGCATTTGATGACGAGCAGAGCAGCAACAATGTGCGCCGCGCCAGGCGGCGTGAGCAGGACAAACAGCGCATGGCTTATCGCCGTGCGATCGAAGATTACCGCGACAGCCAGGCACTCCACGCCGCGGTATGTGATTTCCCCGATCTGAGCGACCTGCGCCAGGGTGGACAGCCGCTGGTATAG
- a CDS encoding DUF1294 domain-containing protein gives MELRGVLKSWNDQKGFGFIEPDKGGEQVFVHISAMRGDARPAAGDAVFYVPGRDAQGRPRAEHMRSEALAVDRLAIRRKPRQDRRSAKTTPTQRGTAGGARTRSASSSSVRNLPLKLVVFAALLALPVAGATQLLLLGSIWPLLAYLLISLCCFLMYWSDKQKAMKGNWRTPESSLHFAELTGGWPGALVAQQLLRHKTRKASYQAIFWAIIAVHQLLWIDWLALDGRYVGHLIRPLLD, from the coding sequence ATGGAACTGCGCGGCGTATTGAAAAGCTGGAACGACCAGAAGGGCTTCGGTTTCATCGAGCCTGACAAGGGCGGCGAACAGGTATTCGTGCATATTTCGGCAATGCGCGGCGATGCCAGGCCGGCTGCCGGCGATGCCGTGTTCTACGTACCCGGACGCGACGCTCAGGGACGGCCACGCGCCGAACATATGCGTAGCGAAGCACTCGCCGTCGATCGGCTGGCGATACGCCGCAAGCCGCGACAGGATCGCCGCTCCGCCAAAACCACGCCCACGCAGCGTGGCACTGCCGGGGGAGCTCGGACACGCAGCGCCTCGTCCTCCTCGGTTCGCAACCTGCCGCTCAAACTGGTCGTCTTCGCCGCGCTGTTGGCGCTGCCAGTCGCAGGCGCGACTCAACTGCTCCTCCTCGGCAGCATCTGGCCGCTGCTCGCCTATCTGCTGATCAGCCTGTGCTGTTTTCTCATGTACTGGTCAGACAAGCAGAAAGCGATGAAGGGCAACTGGCGCACGCCGGAAAGTAGCCTGCATTTCGCCGAGCTGACCGGAGGCTGGCCTGGCGCGCTGGTGGCGCAGCAGCTGCTCAGACACAAGACCCGCAAGGCATCCTATCAGGCAATATTCTGGGCCATCATCGCCGTACACCAGTTGCTGTGGATCGACTGGCTGGCGCTGGACGGACGTTATGTCGGGCATCTGATCCGCCCTTTGCTGGATTGA
- a CDS encoding iron transporter, with product MTHVAQSKGSAWREVIVRSLLAIVGGYVVTYALVAALARVLPIERVDTTVVVTLVSFVIYLVFLLWAFAARSSRRVGLVVASSAVFAAIGFWPQLLKVLGQ from the coding sequence ATGACACACGTAGCTCAATCCAAAGGCAGCGCCTGGCGCGAGGTCATTGTGCGCAGCCTGCTGGCGATCGTCGGCGGCTATGTCGTTACCTACGCACTGGTTGCCGCGTTGGCACGGGTGCTGCCGATCGAGCGGGTGGACACCACGGTGGTGGTAACGCTGGTTTCGTTCGTTATCTATCTGGTCTTCCTGCTCTGGGCCTTCGCGGCGCGGTCGTCGCGCCGGGTAGGCCTGGTCGTGGCCAGCAGCGCCGTATTCGCTGCGATCGGCTTCTGGCCGCAACTGTTAAAGGTGCTCGGCCAATGA
- a CDS encoding ABC-F family ATPase, with the protein MISTANITMQFGAKPLFENVSVKFANGNRYGLIGANGCGKSTYMKILGGELEPSGGQVMIEQNVRLGKLRQNQFAYEDFSVIDTVIMGHEELWKVKAERDRIYSLPEMSEADGMAVAELETEFAEMDGYTAESRAGELLLGLGIPLEQHFGPMSEVAPGWKLRVLLAQALFSDPDVLLLDEPTNHLDINTIRWLEDILKARTSTMIIISHDRHFLNSVCTHMADLDYGELRLFPGNYDEYMTAATQARERLLSDNAKKKAQIAELQTFVSRFSANASKAKQATSRAKQIDKIQLDEVKPSSRVSPFIRFDQHKKLHRQAVTLDRVSQGYDGEVLFKNLSLQIEAGERVAIIGPNGIGKTTLLRTLVGEMPPLSGEVKWTESADVSYFAQDHGEDFKDDCTLFDWMSQWTQGGEQLVRGTLGRMLFSNDEILKSVKVISGGEQGRMLFGKLILKKANVMVMDEPTNHLDMESIEALNLALDNYPGTLVFVSHDREFVSSLATRIIELSADGVTDFSGTYDDYLRTLGVAV; encoded by the coding sequence TTGATCTCTACCGCCAATATCACCATGCAGTTCGGCGCCAAGCCGCTGTTCGAAAACGTCTCCGTCAAATTCGCCAATGGCAACCGCTATGGCCTGATCGGGGCCAACGGCTGCGGCAAGTCGACCTACATGAAAATTCTCGGCGGCGAGCTGGAACCCTCCGGTGGCCAGGTGATGATTGAGCAGAATGTGCGTCTGGGTAAGCTGCGCCAGAACCAGTTCGCCTACGAAGACTTCAGCGTGATCGATACGGTCATCATGGGTCACGAGGAGCTGTGGAAGGTCAAGGCCGAGCGCGACCGCATCTATTCGCTGCCGGAGATGAGCGAAGCGGACGGCATGGCCGTGGCCGAGCTGGAAACCGAATTCGCCGAAATGGACGGTTACACCGCCGAGTCGCGCGCCGGTGAGCTGCTGCTCGGCCTGGGTATTCCGCTGGAGCAGCACTTCGGACCGATGAGCGAAGTCGCTCCCGGCTGGAAGCTGCGCGTGCTGCTGGCCCAGGCGCTGTTTTCCGATCCGGACGTACTGCTGCTCGACGAGCCGACCAACCACCTGGATATCAACACCATCCGCTGGCTGGAAGATATTCTCAAGGCCCGTACCAGCACCATGATCATCATTTCGCACGACCGTCACTTCCTCAACAGCGTGTGCACGCACATGGCCGACCTGGATTACGGCGAGCTGCGCCTGTTCCCCGGCAACTACGACGAGTACATGACCGCCGCCACCCAGGCGCGCGAGCGGCTGCTCTCGGACAATGCCAAGAAGAAGGCACAGATCGCCGAACTGCAGACGTTCGTCAGCCGCTTCTCGGCCAATGCCTCCAAGGCCAAGCAGGCCACCAGCCGCGCCAAGCAGATCGACAAGATTCAGCTCGATGAGGTCAAGCCTTCGAGCCGCGTCAGCCCGTTCATTCGCTTCGACCAGCACAAGAAGCTGCACCGCCAGGCGGTGACGCTGGACCGCGTCAGTCAGGGTTATGACGGCGAGGTGCTGTTCAAGAACCTCAGCCTGCAGATCGAAGCCGGCGAGCGCGTGGCGATCATCGGGCCGAACGGTATCGGCAAGACCACCCTGCTGCGCACCCTGGTCGGTGAGATGCCGCCGCTATCCGGTGAAGTGAAGTGGACCGAGAGCGCTGATGTGAGCTACTTCGCCCAGGATCACGGCGAAGACTTCAAGGACGACTGCACGCTGTTCGACTGGATGTCGCAATGGACCCAGGGCGGCGAACAGCTGGTGCGCGGCACGCTCGGACGCATGCTGTTTTCCAACGACGAGATTCTCAAGTCTGTGAAGGTGATCTCGGGTGGCGAACAGGGTCGCATGCTGTTCGGCAAGCTGATCCTGAAGAAAGCCAACGTGATGGTTATGGACGAGCCGACCAACCACCTGGACATGGAATCGATCGAGGCGCTGAACCTGGCGCTGGACAACTACCCGGGCACGCTGGTCTTCGTCAGCCATGACCGGGAATTCGTCAGCTCGTTGGCCACGCGCATCATCGAACTGTCAGCCGATGGCGTGACCGACTTCAGCGGCACCTACGACGATTATTTGCGCACCCTTGGCGTAGCAGTCTGA
- a CDS encoding DUF3325 domain-containing protein, with product MKFLLTLLIAYSGMLCFCLAMPRHWKQFGFSRYGEGWRHVCRPAGALLLILAVYLDSLIWPVGMAWVGWFGMMSLAGLTLALLAPYAPRLALWLPAGTLPLALWWVLS from the coding sequence ATGAAGTTCCTGTTAACGCTGCTGATCGCTTACAGCGGCATGCTGTGTTTCTGTCTGGCGATGCCTCGCCACTGGAAGCAGTTTGGTTTCAGCCGCTACGGCGAAGGCTGGCGGCATGTCTGCCGGCCGGCGGGTGCGTTGCTGCTGATTTTGGCCGTGTATCTCGACAGCCTGATCTGGCCGGTCGGGATGGCCTGGGTTGGCTGGTTCGGGATGATGTCGCTGGCCGGGCTCACGCTGGCGCTGCTGGCACCGTACGCGCCGCGTCTGGCATTGTGGCTGCCAGCGGGAACGCTCCCGCTGGCGCTGTGGTGGGTGCTTTCCTGA
- the dksA gene encoding RNA polymerase-binding protein DksA produces MTEEQLLAQPAEAYMSEEQQAFFRDLLTRERESLRERIDEEFQALRNNDNIPGDAADVGSAEEHRQWQLRMLEREKKLLDKIDESLDRLANGDYGYCEETGEPIGLRRLLLRPTATLSIEAKERQEQIERHVGET; encoded by the coding sequence ATGACAGAAGAACAACTACTTGCGCAACCTGCCGAAGCCTACATGAGCGAGGAACAGCAGGCGTTCTTTCGTGACCTGCTGACCCGCGAGCGCGAATCGCTGCGCGAGCGCATCGACGAAGAATTCCAGGCGCTGCGCAACAACGACAATATTCCTGGCGACGCTGCGGATGTCGGCAGTGCCGAAGAGCACCGTCAATGGCAGCTGCGGATGCTCGAGCGCGAAAAGAAGTTGCTCGACAAGATCGACGAGTCGCTTGATCGCCTCGCCAATGGCGACTACGGCTATTGCGAAGAAACCGGCGAGCCGATAGGCCTTCGCCGCCTGCTGCTGCGGCCTACCGCTACGCTGTCGATCGAGGCCAAGGAGCGCCAGGAACAGATCGAGCGTCACGTCGGCGAGACCTGA